The uncultured Trichococcus sp. DNA window CGTTTTTTCTTGGCGTTGATTTTTTTAGCATTCCAGGTTGGTTGTCGGAAGTTGAACATACCTTTCTTTTCGAATCGCCGACTAATATAGGCATTGTCGACTGTTCGGCGTCCTTCGTTTTGCGTTCAGCAAACTGATTCGGTCGGTGTCGGCTGTTCGGTATTCTTCACTTCTCGTTCAGTCAACACATCGCGCGGGCGTCGGCTGTTCGGTATTCTTCACTTCTCGTTCAGTCAACACATCGCGCGGACGTCGGCTGTTCGGCGTTCTTCGCTTCTCGTTCAGTCAACACATCGCCCGGGCGTCGGCTGTTCGGTATTCTTCACTTCTCGTTCAGTCAACACATCGCGCGGGCGTCGACTGTTCGGCGTTCTCTACTTTGCGTTCGACCGACACCAACCAAAAATAGAAAGATCGGAGCCCTCTCGTGAAGGGGTATCCGATCTTTTTGCGTATTCTTTTTTGTCTTTCGGTATCCTATTTTGCCTTGAAATAGTATCTCCGGCTCTGGAAGTCGCCTTTGATGATCGGATCGACGTAGAAGCCGCTGTGCATCAGCTCGGTGGCGCTGAATGTCGCATCTAGCTCGTCACAATGATACACACGTTCCGGATCCAGTCCGCGCAGCTTGATGATATCGAGCGGCGGCGCCGCTTGAGCGAGTACGCTGTAGTAGTACAACAGGCATTCCGATTGATCCTCGGAAACGAAGGCCCAGATCGTCTGGTTTTTCTCGAACGGGCTGCGCAGACGGTGGAAGCTGCCGTACTGCACAAGCCGGCGGTACTGTTTGTAATCGGTCACTTGCCGGCGGATGATCTGTTTTTCTTCCTCCGTCAGTGTCGTCGGATCGAGTTCGTAACCGAGGACGCCGGCCATCGCGACATCGCCGCGCATCGCCAGCGATGTGATGCGGTGGGTCTGGTGGTTCGGGACGGCCGACACGTGCGCGCCCATCGCCGAAATCGGGTAAACAAGGCTCGTGCCGTACTGGATCTGCAGCCGCTGGACGGCATCGGTGTTGTCGCTGGTCCAGCTCTGCGGCATGTAGTAAAGGATGCCCGGATCGAAGCGTCCACCGCCGCCGGAGCAGCCTTCGAAGAGGATTTCCGGATAAGCCTGCACCAGTTCCTCCATCATGGCGTATAGCCCGAGCACATAGCGGTGGGCTGTTTCGCCTTGGCGGTGCTTCGGCAGCGCGCCGCTGTGGACTTCCGTCAAGTAACGGTTCATGTCCCATTTGATGTAATCGATCGGCACCTGCTCCAGGATGGCGCGCATCTGGCCGATGATTCCGTCCCTGACTTCTTTGCGGCTGTAATCAAGCACCAGCTGGTCGCGGCTCAGCGTCCGCTCGCGGCCCGGAATCTGCAGCGCCCAATCCGGATGCGCCGTGAACAGTTCGCTCACTTCGGAAATCATTTCCGGTTCGAACCAGAGGCCGAACTGCATCCCCTTGCCGTGCGCATAATCGGCGATGCCTTTGAGCCCTTCCGGCAGCTTCTCCCGGTTCTCGGTCCAGTCCCCCAGCGAGCGCCGGTCGTTGGAGCGCGTCCCGAACCAGCCGTCGTCGAGCACGAACAATTCGATGCCCAGCTCGGCGGATTCATCGATGATGGCGCGGATCTTTTCGCCGGTGAAATCGAAATAAGTCGCTTCCCAATTGTTGATCAGGATCGGACGCTCTTTTTTGCGGTGGTGCCCTCTTGACAGGTTTTCCCGGAACAGCGTGTGGAATGTCTGCGACATCCCGTTCAGGCCTTCCTCCGAATAGACCATCAGCGCTTCCGGCGTCTGGAACGTGTCCTCCGGCTGCAGTTCCCAGGAGAAGCCGCTCGGATTGATGCCCAGCGCCACGCGGATCTGGCCGTACTGGTCCATTTCGACCAGCTCTTCGTGGTTGCCGCTGTAGATCAGGCTGAAGCCGATCGCGGCGCCTTTGTCTTCGGTGCAGTTCGGCTCGGCGAGCGCCACGAAAGGATTTTGCTGATGGCTGCTCGTCCCGCGTTTGCTGTCGAAGATCTTGATGCCCTTCGTGACCGGTTCGCGGACGATGCTGCGCTCCTGTCCCCAGGAACCGTTCAGATGCAACAGATCCCATTCCTGATACGGCAGATCGATGCTCAGACTGGCCGCTTTCTCCAGCTGCACAGCTTCGGCGCTGTGGTTCGTGATGGTCGCGGAACGCGCAATCACTGGATAGTCGGCAAAAATCGTATAGGCCAACCGCACCGTCACCTGCGCTTTTTCGTCGGCGAGCTCGATGAACAGCGTCTCGGCTTCGGCCTCCTCGCTAACATATGTGGCCGGCAAGCCGGTCAGCGCCGGTTTGCCCTTTTCCATCGAAAAGCCGGCGTAGCGCAGATCCAAAGTCGGATCGCCGTCCGCCAGTGTCGCCGCAATGGCCGTGCTGCGGAAATCGCCGTTGCCATAGGTCGGATACTCATGCGGAATCGTGTCGCGCGAGTAATTCCGGTCGGTGACACCCTGGAAATTGGTCGAAAACGAGCGCTCCAGCCGCGGATAACGGCGGCCGCCCTGGTAGGAATCGATGCGTTTGCCGAAATAAAGATGCGACAAAATCGCCTTTTCCTCGACGCCGAACACGTAACTGATCGCCTGATTCTGCAGATGGAACTGCTGTTTTGTTTCATTATAGTGAATGTACTGCATCATAACTCTCCTTTATTAACCTTTTTTCGCCTGCACATCCAGCTTCGCGTGGGTCCCGGCAACTGCCCATTCACCCGACAAACTCTCGAAGCAGACCGATTGTTGGGACTCATCCGGGAAGATCCGACTGGAGGCAACGACCAGCCCGTCCTCCAGGAACAGTTCGATAGAGCTGCGGTCCAGATACAGCGCCAGCTCGATCTCGGAAAGGTCGCCTTGCCAAAGCAGACGCTTGGTTCCGTATGCTTCCCCAACCGGCAACCCGGATTTTTCGCGGTCCAGCCAGACTTCGCCTTTATCGGAATCCAGCAGCACACGGGTATAGCGGGTTCTTTCCTCATTGCTGTACAGGTCGAGGACAAGCTGGCCGGCTGCCGTGTTTTTGCAGCGCAGCTTGAGCACGTGCCCGAATCCGATGGCGAGCTGATGCGTGTTTGCATCCGGATCGAGTCGGACGGACAGCACTTTTTCTTCGGTTTCATAGGCTGCCAGTTCGCGGATCGGCCGTTGTTTCAGGCGTCCGTCTTCGAAGCGCAGTTCGCGCGGCAGCAGCAGGCAGCCGCAGTAGCCGTACGCTTCGGTCGGATAGGCGATTTCGGGCAGGCCCATCCAGCCGCTCAGGATCCGGCGCCCGTCCGGCAAGGCCGTCGTCTGGGTGGCATAGATGTCGAAGCCGCGGTCCAATTCGATGAAGCCGCCTTGTTCATGCAGCGACAAGTTCGTTTTGTCGAGGCGGCCGCCGACCAGATAGCCGGTCTGGTAGATGTTCTCGAAACGGTTCTGCTGGGGCGGCAGGCCTTGCGGCGAAAACAGCAGGATGCCCTTCCCGTCCAGTTCGAAGTAGTCCGGGCATTCCCACATGTAGCCGAAATCCTGGTGCCGATCCATGCCGACTTCCCCGAGCACGCGCCAACTTGTGGTGCCGTTTTCCGAGTAGAGCACCAGCGCCGCGCCGGTCAGTTCGGTCCTTTGGGCGCCGATGACGGCAAAGTAGCCTTCTTCTGTTTTCCAGATTTTCGGATCGCGGAAATGATCCGTGTAGCCCGGAACGGTCCCGGTGATGGCCGGCGTTTCGGCCTTCTTGATCACGCCGTCGCGGTCCATCGTGGCCAGCAGTTGGTAAGGCGTCCGTTGCCACTCTTCGTTGCGCGTATTGCCTGTGTAAAACATCAGCAACTCGTCGCCATTGTCCCAGGCGCTGCCGGAATAGGCACCGTGCGTTTCGAACAGCGTGTCCGGCTCGATGCCGGGGCCCAGGCTCTCCCAGCTGATAAGATCTTCCGAAATGAGATGGTGCCAGGCTTGGTACCACAATTTCGGGTTCTCCTGGTACTTGAACGGTGTCCATTGGTAAAAGAGATGGTATTTCCCGTCGAAGTAGCTGAAACCGTTCGGGTCGTTCAAATAACCGGAAGGCGCCTCGGTATGGAACAATTGCCGGAACGGGCTCTTGTCGGCGCGCGCGATTGCTTCATTTTTAATCTGTTGGGGTATTTCTTGGTATGATGTGTAATAATGCTCGTCGGTTACGCCCAATTGGTTGATCAATGTGCTTACACCTCGATTTCTTGATCACTGATGATCGGTTCGGTTGCTTGCTTTCTGATCGCGGCCTTGCCCCAGACATAAGTCAGTGCGCAGCCCAATGTGACGGCGATCAGATGGGCGACGACGAAATGCAGGTAGCCGTTGTTGGCCGGATCGACGATGGTGAAGCCGGGCACGCCGGTCGTGCCGTAGCCGACAGCCGTCAGTTTCGTCAAATAGGCGTAGCCGCCGCTGATGGCGCCCGCGATACAGCCGGCGATCAACGGGAATTTGTATTTCACGGTCACCCCGAACAAAGCCGGTTCGGAAATGCCGAAGAGGACGGAAGTGAACGCGGAAATCGATACTTCACGCACTTTTTTGTCGTGTCTGTTCAGCAGCATGTAGCCAAGCACCGCGCCGCCTTGTCCCAATAATGCGACGGACATCAGCGGGTTCAGGAAGTCGCGCCCTGTGTTGGCAATCAATTGGCTTTCGATTGCGCCGAATGTATGGTGCAAGCCGCTGATGACGATCAGTTGCTGCACGCCGGCAAACAGCATGTAACCGAAGATGCCCAGATGCTCGGTTGCCCACAAGAGGCTGTTGGTCAAGCCGTTGCCCAACTCTCTGCCCAACGGTCCGATGATCGTGAACAGCAGCAGTGAAGAAATCAGGATCGTCAGCATCGGTGTCATGACAAAAGTGATGATGTCCGGCAAGATTTTGTTGAAGAAACGGTCCAACCAAGCGACCACGAATCCGATCATCAAAGCGATGATGATGCCGCCCTGGAAACCGACCAAATCGACCGAAAGGCCCAACAGTTTGACGGTTTCCGGCTCGAGGTTGCCGGAAGCGACTGTGAAGGCATCCGCCAAATTCGGATGCACCATTACCGCACCGATTGCCAGCCCTAGAGCGGCCCGGCCGCCGAAGCGTTTTGTTGACGAATACGCGACGATCATCGGCAGGAAGGCGAAGATGCCGGATGAAGCGATCGAGATGATCCGGTTCAGACCCGCGATCGCAGGTACCATTTCCACGATTGATCTCGGACCGAACAGGCCTTTTGT harbors:
- a CDS encoding sucrose-6-phosphate hydrolase, yielding MINQLGVTDEHYYTSYQEIPQQIKNEAIARADKSPFRQLFHTEAPSGYLNDPNGFSYFDGKYHLFYQWTPFKYQENPKLWYQAWHHLISEDLISWESLGPGIEPDTLFETHGAYSGSAWDNGDELLMFYTGNTRNEEWQRTPYQLLATMDRDGVIKKAETPAITGTVPGYTDHFRDPKIWKTEEGYFAVIGAQRTELTGAALVLYSENGTTSWRVLGEVGMDRHQDFGYMWECPDYFELDGKGILLFSPQGLPPQQNRFENIYQTGYLVGGRLDKTNLSLHEQGGFIELDRGFDIYATQTTALPDGRRILSGWMGLPEIAYPTEAYGYCGCLLLPRELRFEDGRLKQRPIRELAAYETEEKVLSVRLDPDANTHQLAIGFGHVLKLRCKNTAAGQLVLDLYSNEERTRYTRVLLDSDKGEVWLDREKSGLPVGEAYGTKRLLWQGDLSEIELALYLDRSSIELFLEDGLVVASSRIFPDESQQSVCFESLSGEWAVAGTHAKLDVQAKKG
- a CDS encoding alpha-galactosidase → MQYIHYNETKQQFHLQNQAISYVFGVEEKAILSHLYFGKRIDSYQGGRRYPRLERSFSTNFQGVTDRNYSRDTIPHEYPTYGNGDFRSTAIAATLADGDPTLDLRYAGFSMEKGKPALTGLPATYVSEEAEAETLFIELADEKAQVTVRLAYTIFADYPVIARSATITNHSAEAVQLEKAASLSIDLPYQEWDLLHLNGSWGQERSIVREPVTKGIKIFDSKRGTSSHQQNPFVALAEPNCTEDKGAAIGFSLIYSGNHEELVEMDQYGQIRVALGINPSGFSWELQPEDTFQTPEALMVYSEEGLNGMSQTFHTLFRENLSRGHHRKKERPILINNWEATYFDFTGEKIRAIIDESAELGIELFVLDDGWFGTRSNDRRSLGDWTENREKLPEGLKGIADYAHGKGMQFGLWFEPEMISEVSELFTAHPDWALQIPGRERTLSRDQLVLDYSRKEVRDGIIGQMRAILEQVPIDYIKWDMNRYLTEVHSGALPKHRQGETAHRYVLGLYAMMEELVQAYPEILFEGCSGGGGRFDPGILYYMPQSWTSDNTDAVQRLQIQYGTSLVYPISAMGAHVSAVPNHQTHRITSLAMRGDVAMAGVLGYELDPTTLTEEEKQIIRRQVTDYKQYRRLVQYGSFHRLRSPFEKNQTIWAFVSEDQSECLLYYYSVLAQAAPPLDIIKLRGLDPERVYHCDELDATFSATELMHSGFYVDPIIKGDFQSRRYYFKAK
- a CDS encoding PTS transporter subunit EIIC, with translation MSKKYEAISKALVENVGGQDNILFVTHCATRLRLVLKDNTLAKMDQIENIEHVKGAFVAGDQLQVVFGAGLVNNIYDEFVVYTGNKTGDELRQTVSQQKQNPFQRFIKAISDVFIEIMPSILAAALLMGLSSLLSTKGLFGPRSIVEMVPAIAGLNRIISIASSGIFAFLPMIVAYSSTKRFGGRAALGLAIGAVMVHPNLADAFTVASGNLEPETVKLLGLSVDLVGFQGGIIIALMIGFVVAWLDRFFNKILPDIITFVMTPMLTILISSLLLFTIIGPLGRELGNGLTNSLLWATEHLGIFGYMLFAGVQQLIVISGLHHTFGAIESQLIANTGRDFLNPLMSVALLGQGGAVLGYMLLNRHDKKVREVSISAFTSVLFGISEPALFGVTVKYKFPLIAGCIAGAISGGYAYLTKLTAVGYGTTGVPGFTIVDPANNGYLHFVVAHLIAVTLGCALTYVWGKAAIRKQATEPIISDQEIEV